A genome region from Fusarium musae strain F31 chromosome 5, whole genome shotgun sequence includes the following:
- a CDS encoding hypothetical protein (EggNog:ENOG41~antiSMASH:Cluster_5.7) → MRFSSIISLAALAIGHGDAASSYVKSMSPNAQQLFTESMEWMDTFYDKKAGYLYDFSASVALRHETRSSVWYAFGLLARNEGSDAAEAEKIIRNTIDAQYKVPADEWYGDYQQEPEEPYVGSPAYPPKIYGSWDPNWRGFVGTTLVMCMEEFPHLLSKSTQNLILHSLHNATKGDEYRFGHLDKTKDNLYPSYSNPSIMRAFVSGWTGRRLNDRNMTVGGEKYAQDIIDLFNKHNTLSEFNSGTYTGVSLFGLILWSKYLPKDSVMTKNGPRMVERTWDAVSQLWHPGMKNIAGPWDRAYGYDMNRYLSLMALWFWTLTGKESSSLTSHVFNPWSLRRLLDY, encoded by the exons ATGCGTTTCTCATCCATCATAAGCCTTGCAGCTCTTGCAATTGGTCATGGAGATGCTGCAAGTAGCTATGTCAAATCCATGTCGCCGAATGCGCAACAGCTCTTCACTGAGTCaatggaatggatggataccTTCTACGATAAGAAAGCAGGTTACCTATACGACTTCAGCGCCTCGGTAGCTCTCCGCCATGAGACACGCAGCTCAGTCTGGTATGCCTTTGGTCTTTTGGCAAGAAACGAGGGGTCAGATGCCgccgaggctgagaagatcatcagaAACACCATTGATGCTCAGTATAAGGTCCCTGCTGATGAATG GTATGGAGACTATCAGCAGGAGCCTGAAGAGCCTTACGTTGGAAGCCCAGCTTATCCTCCCAAGATCTACGGTAGCTGGGACCCCAACTGGCGCGGTTTCGTTGGCACGACTCTAGTCATGTGTATGGAAGAGTTTCCTCACTTGCTCAGCAAGAGCACTCAGAATCTGATTCTACACTCCCTGCATAACGCGACCAAGGGCGACGAGTACCGTTTCGGACACCTCGACAAGACGAAGGACAACCTCTACCCCTCCTACAGTAACCCT TCTATCATGCGTGCCTTTGTTTCTGGCTGGACCGGCCGTCGTCTCAATGACCGAAACATGACTGTTGGTGGCGAGAAGTACGCTCAAGATATCATcgatctcttcaacaagcaCAACACCCTCTCCGAGTTCAACTCGGGAACCTACACCGGCGTGTCTCTTTTCGGTCTCATCTTGTGGAGTAAGTACTTACCCAAGGACTCAGTAATGACTAAGAACGGGCCACGAATGGTTGAGAGAACCTGGGATGCTGTTTCCCAGCTGTGGCACCCCGGTATGAAGAACATAGCTGGTCCCTGGGATCGAGCTTACGGTTACGATATGAACCGCTACCTTAGCTTAATGGCTCTGTGGTTCTGGACTTTGACTGGAAAAGAGAGCTCCTCCCTGACTTCTCACGTATTCAATCCCTGGTCCTTACGGCGGCTGCTGGATTACTGA
- a CDS encoding hypothetical protein (EggNog:ENOG41~antiSMASH:Cluster_5.7) — protein sequence MSHMADYAWAPLFAALDKTHQKLIPKKTLRKLSKFQGEHTFTGSAYYPPFDTASRNITTWLSEDLTIGAESYDEIVIGGPSQSQESFNPAVVQWNTGNEISFISLYPTEMALQSRVKPGKLSLSYPYGNASSVFTFVVGTFEKKRTVASWDDIQGLEVKVSGNINSTYALSFAGGYGGADSLIRDFEFWNFTYTMPSGFQGVPSVELDFKLI from the exons ATGTCGCACATGGCTGACTACGCCTGGGCGCCTCTTTTCGCCGCTCTCGACAAGACACATCAGAAACTCATCCCGAAGAAGACACTCCGAAAGCTCTCAAAGTTCCAGGGCGAGCATACCTTTACGGGAAGCGCTTACTATCCTCCCTTCGATACTGCATCGCGCAACATTACTACCTGGTTATCCGAGGATCTTACTATTGGCGCAGAGTCCTATGACGAAATTGTTATTGGCGGTCCATCTCAGTCCCAGGAGTCTTTCAACCCTGCAGTGGTCCAGTGGAATACTGGAAACGAGATCTCATTCATCTCT TTATACCCAACCGAGATGGCTCTCCAATCCCGCGTCAAGCCCGGCAAGCTCAGTTTATCGTACCCCTACGGCAATGCCAGTTCTGTATTCACCTTTGTCGTCGGTacctttgagaagaagcgtaCTGTCGCTAGCTGGGATGACATCCAGGGTCTGGAGGTGAAGGTTTCCGGCAACATCAATTCTACATACGCACTTTCATTTGCTGGAGGGTATGGTGGTGCGGACAGTCTTATTCGGGATTTTGAGTTTTGGAACTTCACGTACACGATGCCTTCCGGCTTTCAGGGAGTTCCCTCTGTAGAGCTTGACTTTAAGCTCATTTAA
- a CDS encoding hypothetical protein (EggNog:ENOG41~antiSMASH:Cluster_5.7): MLNALDMSENLADGIASGSNSLSIVSSTVDLKRKRENSTASLAISREPSVSFHVGSELRQTPQSSFLSYVWGTGLDSDCVSCGKQFLPDGEPPIRTIAAGNSNQQSSVIDITQEPVSPWNLRIFNRHLSCIKAKKINYVPISHAWHPTVATAQDLRLESIEVSRVVYQIPSRTLLALTAKFPGCEVWHDYLSVPQWRLEVQEQLLLLIPEIYNHAAKTVIHLDDVKATHLADQVKDSPYDKFIVDLAAIIRSRWFDRMWVTLEYIQSNDVLILTEDYTLSQAYARDLCHHLDTAHSKWVKKRSNSIVTEDIWSQNTTLKRMTSWIDMEAWKNEREMHRTLGWAIGILGHRKCQYTRDYFLALGKMLDFRPEQDPLVLIENRFVYFFSLATFALQQGDYPPLLFIPSPSEEIDPRAPWLRGYSTGTWRLWDMGRCHRKAMSQSIIRDDKIQPQLQTVGIIETFEYYDFGGDAESVVDYILSKVVRASGQEPQALCEAMERIFPRSEHKALNMEWKDERPGDACTSTAKYHIDKIQAYLEKYGPLLEIKPGEDVTQQRLEIAKKLIRVLKLSKEGKHARESRLELAAGEADWFLREYGTPMEGISQIRCKICGRRAVFRLVVWGEPTPGVAQVYRIPGLLYDENVPDGIGMVVEHDRILGKMIYGTPACACSKFEFVELGSANL; encoded by the coding sequence ATGCTCAATGCACTTGACATGAGCGAGAACCTTGCCGATGGCATTGCCAGTGGCTCAAATTCTCTCAGTATCGTATCGAGTACTGTAGATCTAAAAAGGAAACGCGAGAATAGCACTGCTTCACTAGCCATATCAAGGGAGCCTAGTGTGTCATTCCATGTCGGCAGCGAATTGCGACAGACCCCACAGTCTTCATTCTTATCATACGTATGGGGTACTGGCCTTGATTCTGATTGCGTGTCGTGCGGAAAACAATTCCTTCCGGATGGTGAACCTCCAATACGAACCATAGCCGCCGGGAACAGCAACCAACAATCATCTGTCATTGATATCACTCAGGAGCCAGTATCACCGTGGAATCTGAGAATCTTCAACAGACACCTGTCTTGTATTAAGGCTAAAAAGATCAACTATGTACCCATTTCACATGCCTGGCACCCCACAGTGGCTACTGCGCAGGACCTTCGTCTAGAGAGCATCGAAGTTTCCAGGGTGGTTTACCAAATTCCTTCCAGAACCCTCCTGGCACTTACAGCCAAGTTTCCCGGTTGCGAAGTCTGGCATGACTACTTGAGCGTTCCACAATGGCGCCTTGAGGTTCAGGAACAGCTCCTTCTTCTGATACCGGAGATATATAACCATGCTGCGAAAACAGTCATCCATCTGGACGACGTCAAGGCAACCCATCTCGCAGACCAAGTAAAGGACTCTCCCTACGATAAGTTTATTGTCGATCTTGCAGCCATCATTCGGTCTCGGTGGTTCGACCGTATGTGGGTGACACTGGAGTACATTCAGAGCAATGACGTCCTCATTCTCACGGAGGACTACACACTATCTCAAGCCTATGCCAGGGATTTATGTCATCATCTAGACACTGCGCACTCGAAATGGgtcaagaaaagaagcaattcgATTGTCACAGAGGACATTTGGAGCCAAAATACGACTTTAAAACGGATGACTTCATGGATAGACATGGAAGCATGGAAGAATGAGCGGGAAATGCACCGAACTCTCGGGTGGGCAATCGGAATTCTGGGCCATAGGAAGTGCCAGTACACAAGAGACTACTTCTTGGCTCTAGGGAAGATGCTTGACTTCCGACCAGAACAAGatcctcttgttctcatcgAGAACCGCTTTGTAtacttcttttctttggcgACATTTGCGCTACAGCAAGGCGATTACCCCCCCCTATTGTTCATCCCGTCACCAAGTGAAGAGATAGACCCCCGAGCACCATGGCTACGTGGATATTCGACGGGAACATGGAGGCTCTGGGACATGGGCAGGTGTCATAGGAAAGCGATGTCTCAGTCAATCATTCGGGACGACAAGATCCAGCCGCAACTCCAGACGGTTGGTATCATCGAAACCTTTGAGTACTACGACTTCGGAGGGGACGCAGAATCAGTCGTGGACTATATTTTGTCCAAGGTAGTCCGGGCTAGCGGCCAGGAGCCCCAAGCCTTATGTGAGGCTATGGAACGCATATTCCCTCGGAGCGAACATAAAGCATTAAACATGGAATGGAAAGATGAAAGACCTGGGGATGCTTGTACCTCGACAGCCAAGTATCATATTGATAAGATACAGGCATATTTGGAGAAGTACGGGCCGTTGCTAGAAATCAAACCAGGGGAAGACGTGACTCAGCAGAGGTTAGAGATTGCAAAGAAGCTCATAAGGGTCTTGAAGTTGAGCAAGGAAGGGAAGCACGCGCGAGAGTCACGTCTGGAGCTTGCAGCCGGAGAAGCAGACTGGTTCCTGCGAGAGTACGGAACTCCAATGGAAGGTATTAGTCAGATCAGATGTAAGATTTGTGGGCGACGGGCTGTGTTCCGACTTGTTGTGTGGGGGGAGCCTACCCCAGGCGTGGCCCAAGTTTATAGGATTCCTGGGCTGCTTTATGATGAGAATGTCCCTGATGGTATCGGAATGGTGGTGGAGCATGATAGGATACTTGGAAAGATGATATATGGGACGCCGGCTTGTGCATGTAGTAAGTTCGAGTTTGTTGAACTAGGCTCAGCGAATCTTTAG